A window from Chryseobacterium vaccae encodes these proteins:
- a CDS encoding tetratricopeptide repeat protein — protein MKNPLLLILLLFSVFFCSGQNKKSYEQYMKTANELKFKDWSKAELNIQSARKIVSENDLGNFYLEAAKIYSDMNYFDMALDYAAKAYHIFLDKDGEKTAKVDGVFAYIYSQLNDTRRAVTYYKKLLNFYRKQKKETETIKSLNNLGNAYLVLSKLDSSRYYFEQALMAFEVHNDPVLKAFVFSNFGKLNFLEGNINKAENYLLEADHILAKDHIEDSKSNYQVHYNLANFYIQTQNPENALWYAKQIEKDIASNTVSFDQTNYLRTLYKAYLLNKDYKSAAKTFSRYDSIRELLNVEEKAVNVERLKAKHDYEMQKRLDTIEQDKKNILYMVTGIILLLILVICILLLINYRNKTEKLSLEKKLIENRERELEIDNQMKEKMLVYKSMEQSKIEGIFKSILEQINVLKSKFGDQEINEISGIINEIKLSTKQDSWGDFEYHFLNVHESFYENLDKKHPGLTNYDKRLAAMLKLKLSTKEISSLLNVTPKTIENSRTRLRKKLNLTNTKEDLAQYLNEM, from the coding sequence ATGAAAAATCCATTGCTTTTAATACTGTTATTATTTTCAGTCTTCTTTTGTTCAGGACAGAATAAGAAAAGCTATGAGCAGTATATGAAGACTGCCAATGAACTGAAATTTAAAGACTGGTCAAAAGCTGAACTCAATATACAAAGTGCCCGGAAAATAGTTTCGGAGAATGATTTAGGAAATTTTTATCTGGAAGCAGCTAAAATTTACAGTGACATGAACTATTTTGATATGGCACTGGATTATGCTGCAAAAGCCTATCATATCTTTCTGGATAAAGACGGTGAAAAAACAGCAAAAGTAGATGGCGTTTTTGCTTACATCTATTCCCAGCTTAATGATACCAGACGTGCAGTTACCTATTATAAAAAGCTGCTGAACTTTTACAGGAAGCAGAAAAAAGAAACCGAAACCATAAAATCACTCAATAATTTAGGGAATGCTTATTTGGTATTATCCAAGCTGGATTCGTCAAGATATTATTTTGAACAGGCGCTGATGGCTTTCGAAGTACATAATGATCCGGTTTTAAAAGCTTTTGTGTTTTCAAATTTTGGGAAGCTTAATTTTTTAGAAGGAAATATTAACAAAGCCGAAAATTATCTGTTGGAAGCAGATCATATTTTAGCAAAAGATCATATCGAAGATAGTAAGTCAAATTATCAGGTACACTATAATCTGGCTAATTTCTATATTCAGACACAAAATCCTGAAAATGCTTTATGGTATGCAAAACAAATTGAAAAAGATATTGCTTCCAATACAGTAAGTTTTGACCAGACCAACTATCTGAGAACACTTTACAAAGCTTACCTGCTGAATAAGGATTATAAATCGGCAGCAAAAACATTTAGCAGGTATGATTCCATTAGAGAGTTACTGAATGTAGAAGAGAAAGCGGTAAATGTAGAAAGGCTGAAGGCAAAGCATGATTATGAAATGCAGAAAAGACTGGATACAATAGAGCAGGACAAAAAGAATATCTTGTACATGGTAACCGGGATTATTCTTCTGCTGATATTGGTGATCTGTATTTTACTGCTTATTAATTACAGAAACAAGACAGAAAAACTCAGCTTAGAAAAGAAACTGATTGAAAACAGAGAACGTGAATTGGAGATAGACAATCAGATGAAAGAAAAAATGCTGGTGTATAAATCTATGGAACAGTCTAAGATAGAAGGCATCTTCAAATCTATTCTGGAACAGATCAATGTACTTAAATCAAAATTCGGAGATCAGGAGATCAATGAAATCTCAGGAATCATTAATGAAATTAAACTAAGCACCAAGCAGGATTCATGGGGAGATTTTGAATATCATTTTTTAAATGTTCATGAATCATTCTATGAAAATCTGGACAAAAAGCATCCCGGACTCACCAACTACGATAAGAGGCTGGCAGCCATGCTGAAACTTAAATTATCAACCAAAGAAATATCAAGTCTTCTGAATGTTACTCCGAAAACAATAGAAAATTCCAGGACCAGACTGCGTAAAAAATTAAATCTTACCAATACCAAGGAAGATCTGGCTCAATATTTAAATGAAATGTAA
- a CDS encoding IS481 family transposase, which produces MTTQQKIIKNKLGVLELAQHLGNVSKACKVMGYSRDSFYRFKELYEQGGELALQEISRRKPVLKNRVDEVIEKAVVDIAIENPALGQLRVSNELKKKGFIVSPGGVRSIWLRHDLHTFKLRLKALEAKSAQDGVVLTESQLSALERAKEEKKAHGEIETHHPGYLGAQDTYYVGNIKGVGHIYQQTFIDTYSKVVFAKLYDRKNALIAADMLNDQVVPFFEQQELRLLRILTDRGTEYCGIREQHEYQLYLAIEDIDHTKTKAKSPQTNGICERFHRTIQDEFYAIAFRKKIYRSIEELQLDLNSWLSYYNNERTHTGKHCYGKTPMQTFLDSKTIAKEKLLETLAEEQKILTFGSKDNIG; this is translated from the coding sequence ATGACAACACAACAAAAGATTATCAAAAACAAGTTAGGCGTACTTGAATTAGCACAACATTTAGGAAACGTATCCAAAGCCTGTAAGGTGATGGGCTATTCCCGAGACAGTTTTTATAGATTTAAAGAATTGTATGAGCAAGGAGGTGAATTAGCATTACAGGAAATCTCCAGAAGAAAGCCAGTATTAAAGAATCGTGTAGATGAAGTCATTGAAAAAGCTGTTGTTGATATAGCTATTGAAAACCCTGCTTTGGGGCAGCTTAGAGTAAGTAATGAACTTAAAAAGAAAGGTTTCATTGTATCACCAGGTGGAGTCAGAAGTATTTGGTTAAGACACGATCTACATACGTTTAAACTAAGATTGAAAGCCCTAGAAGCCAAATCTGCTCAAGATGGTGTAGTCCTTACTGAATCTCAACTTTCAGCACTAGAAAGGGCTAAGGAAGAGAAAAAAGCTCATGGAGAAATTGAAACTCATCATCCTGGATATTTAGGAGCTCAAGACACTTATTACGTAGGCAATATCAAAGGAGTTGGACATATTTATCAACAAACTTTTATTGATACATATTCAAAGGTAGTATTTGCAAAGCTATATGACCGTAAAAATGCTCTTATTGCTGCTGACATGCTTAATGATCAGGTAGTCCCTTTCTTTGAGCAGCAGGAACTTCGTTTACTCAGAATTTTAACAGACCGAGGAACGGAATACTGTGGAATAAGAGAACAGCATGAATACCAGCTCTATTTGGCCATTGAAGATATCGATCATACGAAGACCAAGGCTAAAAGCCCTCAGACCAATGGTATTTGTGAACGTTTTCACAGGACGATACAGGACGAGTTTTATGCCATAGCTTTCAGAAAGAAAATTTACAGAAGTATTGAAGAACTGCAATTAGACCTGAACAGCTGGTTGTCGTATTACAACAATGAAAGAACGCATACAGGAAAACATTGTTACGGTAAAACACCGATGCAGACGTTTCTAGATAGTAAAACTATTGCAAAAGAGAAATTATTGGAAACTCTTGCAGAGGAACAAAAAATCCTTACTTTTGGAAGTAAGGATAATATTGGATAA
- a CDS encoding zinc-dependent metalloprotease: protein MKKILFFLIVCNLFVTFKSQQADAQSRACVIDVSSKNLPTELQKNSTNCGNTSLYAYHYHDNPKYIPQVTDDVIYVKLNFIFPTKPDGTGNFEQNNPEHTAFLNSFVDMINYRLANLGSPDSTCENPTQQISDTKIRVIVNKIWKVDPAWDFLVTGFNPANNNPYDNNSILMPGSTYYYSYYDNDPAIPQGINITFPNNGQIYTEYQNGNFSQTPLGWAASEFPFTNQFDAKSRQLWPDIYNGFLHRKQFAVGNPALGNPTWETVKQWYYSDMGARAMVHELGHNLGLYHHDCGANLMSYSAGNHSYLSIEDVSMMFQTASVTSVRQYFTENSFKNTYLNVNSNELWDINFRNYSNVKIDNNSSLKVTCKLIMAPQSRVVVKSGSNMIIEGADVRSANDSSWNGIKVEGTGYCLILPDTKIDNGYFYVYADNTPLPVTKNTVENQVIKPEARVNGEAKPAASDSFKIYPNPTGDFINIQTDVEVLAVSVYNASGNRIINHAGQTKRIDVQSIPSGMYLLEIKTKNKTITEKFIKK from the coding sequence ATGAAAAAAATTCTCTTTTTCTTAATTGTATGCAATCTATTCGTTACCTTCAAATCACAGCAGGCAGATGCTCAATCAAGAGCTTGCGTAATAGATGTAAGCAGTAAAAATCTTCCCACAGAATTACAGAAAAACAGTACGAATTGTGGTAATACCTCATTGTATGCCTATCATTATCATGACAATCCGAAGTACATTCCACAGGTAACCGATGATGTTATCTATGTGAAGCTGAATTTTATTTTTCCTACCAAACCAGACGGAACTGGTAATTTTGAACAGAATAATCCTGAACATACGGCATTTCTTAACAGTTTTGTAGATATGATCAATTATCGGCTGGCCAATCTGGGGAGCCCGGATAGCACATGTGAAAATCCTACACAGCAGATCTCTGATACGAAGATAAGAGTAATCGTCAATAAAATCTGGAAAGTAGATCCTGCATGGGATTTTCTCGTTACAGGTTTTAATCCGGCCAATAATAACCCTTATGATAATAATAGTATTTTAATGCCGGGAAGTACCTATTACTATTCTTATTACGATAATGATCCAGCTATACCTCAGGGAATAAATATTACATTTCCCAATAACGGACAGATCTATACCGAATACCAGAATGGAAACTTCAGCCAGACACCTTTAGGCTGGGCAGCTTCTGAGTTCCCGTTTACCAATCAGTTTGATGCAAAATCAAGACAGCTGTGGCCGGATATCTATAATGGTTTTCTTCACAGGAAACAGTTTGCTGTAGGTAACCCGGCTTTGGGCAACCCTACCTGGGAAACGGTAAAACAGTGGTATTATTCTGATATGGGAGCAAGAGCAATGGTTCATGAATTAGGGCATAACCTGGGACTGTATCATCACGACTGCGGTGCAAACCTGATGAGTTATTCGGCGGGAAATCATAGTTATCTGAGTATTGAAGATGTTTCTATGATGTTTCAGACCGCTTCTGTAACCAGTGTAAGACAGTATTTTACAGAAAACTCATTTAAAAATACCTATTTAAATGTAAATTCTAATGAGCTGTGGGATATTAATTTCAGGAACTATTCCAATGTGAAAATTGATAATAATTCAAGCTTAAAAGTAACCTGTAAGTTGATAATGGCCCCTCAGAGCAGGGTGGTTGTCAAAAGCGGAAGCAATATGATCATTGAAGGTGCTGATGTAAGGTCGGCCAACGATTCTTCCTGGAATGGAATAAAAGTAGAAGGAACCGGTTACTGCCTAATTTTACCGGATACCAAAATAGATAACGGGTATTTCTATGTTTATGCAGATAATACTCCGTTACCGGTTACTAAAAATACGGTAGAGAATCAGGTTATCAAACCGGAAGCAAGAGTGAATGGAGAAGCAAAACCGGCTGCTTCGGATTCATTTAAAATTTATCCTAATCCTACCGGTGATTTTATTAATATTCAGACTGATGTGGAAGTGTTGGCTGTTTCTGTTTATAATGCCTCAGGAAATAGAATCATCAATCATGCAGGACAAACTAAAAGAATAGATGTACAGTCTATTCCGTCGGGAATGTATTTATTGGAAATTAAAACGAAAAATAAAACGATCACCGAAAAATTCATTAAAAAATAA
- a CDS encoding glycosyltransferase family protein: MNFFLNWKTFLILNLFILTVKILFSVYTKFNAEFFEDWSIAENLARDGVYSMQSRFGSSVYKLPVYPLFLSFFIKIFGTVKAVKCIVIIQHVFYFVIPVIIVKIFENFNFKTAGFLAAYFFIFSPAYFYYSNVLEATNLFILLFAAWIYFYSIIWTQLVIYRKLIIFSVMTALVALTQVVAVPIMAVLILVLCFYKKLSIKQSVTVSFIAVLLYSPWVIRNYLTFDQLIVSKSPVWQNVFLGYESEYQILPGNKFMTEEEEKLIEEKIAVHNEFADEPIFEEAVSKIVEADKMAPLKKGLNNFISLWFVPKRYFDNNGLSVLIGRKLYVIGINLLFVVSLGYFFRKNKPLFLFLTVVFAGFTFPYLIGHAANIRFKLDFEWIETSVISLFIFLKYLNIKKESVKEQGGNLS, translated from the coding sequence GTGAATTTTTTCTTGAATTGGAAAACGTTCCTTATCTTAAACCTTTTCATTCTTACAGTTAAAATTCTCTTCTCAGTATATACAAAATTTAATGCTGAGTTTTTTGAAGACTGGTCCATTGCTGAAAATTTGGCTCGTGACGGCGTATACTCTATGCAGTCCAGATTTGGAAGCTCTGTCTATAAACTTCCTGTTTATCCATTGTTTTTAAGCTTTTTTATAAAGATATTCGGTACCGTAAAAGCGGTGAAATGCATTGTTATCATCCAGCATGTATTCTATTTTGTGATCCCGGTAATTATTGTTAAAATATTCGAGAATTTTAATTTCAAAACAGCTGGATTTCTGGCAGCATATTTCTTTATTTTCTCTCCTGCCTATTTTTACTATTCTAATGTTCTTGAGGCAACCAATCTGTTTATACTACTTTTTGCAGCTTGGATTTATTTTTACTCTATAATATGGACACAATTAGTTATCTATAGAAAATTGATCATTTTCTCAGTAATGACAGCCCTTGTAGCGCTCACACAGGTTGTGGCAGTTCCTATAATGGCCGTACTGATTCTGGTTTTGTGTTTTTATAAAAAATTATCTATAAAACAGAGCGTGACCGTTAGTTTCATAGCCGTACTTCTTTACTCTCCCTGGGTAATCAGGAACTATCTTACTTTTGATCAGCTTATTGTGAGCAAATCTCCTGTTTGGCAGAATGTATTTTTAGGATATGAATCCGAATATCAGATTTTGCCCGGTAATAAATTCATGACAGAAGAAGAGGAGAAACTCATTGAAGAGAAAATTGCAGTTCATAATGAATTTGCGGATGAACCTATTTTTGAAGAGGCCGTATCAAAAATTGTGGAAGCAGATAAAATGGCCCCTCTAAAAAAGGGACTTAATAACTTTATAAGTTTATGGTTTGTTCCCAAACGGTATTTTGATAACAATGGACTATCTGTTCTTATCGGAAGAAAACTGTATGTGATTGGGATCAATTTACTATTCGTAGTGAGTCTTGGCTATTTCTTCAGAAAAAACAAACCCCTTTTCCTGTTTTTAACGGTAGTATTTGCAGGATTTACATTTCCTTATCTGATAGGACACGCTGCGAATATCCGATTTAAATTGGATTTTGAATGGATAGAGACTTCTGTAATTTCCCTGTTTATATTTTTGAAGTATCTGAATATAAAAAAAGAATCTGTTAAAGAGCAGGGAGGGAATTTAAGTTAA
- the rplK gene encoding 50S ribosomal protein L11: MAKKVFKMVKLQVKGGAANPSPPVGPALGSAGVNIMEFCKQFNGRTQDKPGQVLPVVITVYEDKSFEFVIKTPPAAIQLMDAAKIKGGSGEPNRNKVGSVSWDQVKKIAEDKMADLNCFTLDSALSMVAGTARSMGLRVTGTKPANA; encoded by the coding sequence ATGGCTAAGAAAGTCTTTAAAATGGTAAAGCTTCAGGTGAAAGGTGGCGCAGCTAACCCTTCTCCACCAGTAGGTCCAGCTTTGGGTTCTGCAGGTGTGAACATCATGGAGTTTTGTAAGCAATTTAACGGAAGAACCCAAGATAAGCCAGGGCAAGTTTTACCTGTAGTAATTACAGTATACGAAGACAAATCTTTTGAATTCGTTATCAAAACTCCACCTGCAGCAATTCAGTTAATGGATGCGGCTAAAATCAAAGGAGGTTCCGGTGAACCAAACAGAAACAAAGTAGGTTCTGTATCTTGGGATCAGGTTAAGAAAATCGCTGAAGATAAAATGGCAGACCTTAACTGCTTTACATTGGATTCAGCTCTTTCTATGGTTGCAGGTACTGCTAGATCTATGGGATTGAGAGTAACAGGAACTAAACCAGCTAACGCTTAA
- the rplJ gene encoding 50S ribosomal protein L10 — protein sequence MTKDQKVVAIQEIKDLLQDAKVVYVADLEGLNAAKSSDFRRQAFKQNIKVKVVKNTLLQKAMEQIDGVDFSEMFQSFKGNSAIMISETANAPAKLIKDFRKKDEKPALKSAFVQETFYIGDNNLDTLVSIKSREEMIGEIIGLLQSPIQRVVSALQNKSEAVEATTEEVAAPAVEETPAEAAPEAPAAESTEETPSAE from the coding sequence ATGACAAAAGACCAAAAAGTTGTAGCAATACAAGAGATCAAAGACTTGCTTCAGGATGCAAAAGTAGTATACGTAGCAGATCTAGAAGGATTGAACGCTGCAAAATCTTCTGACTTCAGAAGACAGGCTTTCAAACAAAATATCAAAGTAAAAGTAGTTAAAAATACACTTTTACAAAAAGCAATGGAGCAGATTGATGGAGTAGATTTCTCTGAAATGTTCCAGTCTTTCAAAGGAAACTCTGCGATTATGATTTCTGAGACAGCAAATGCTCCTGCGAAATTAATCAAAGATTTCAGAAAGAAAGATGAGAAGCCGGCATTGAAGTCTGCTTTTGTTCAAGAAACTTTCTATATTGGTGATAACAATCTTGATACTTTAGTAAGCATCAAGTCTAGAGAAGAAATGATCGGTGAAATCATCGGATTACTTCAGTCTCCAATTCAAAGAGTTGTTTCTGCTCTTCAAAACAAATCTGAAGCTGTAGAAGCTACAACTGAAGAGGTTGCTGCTCCTGCTGTAGAAGAAACCCCTGCTGAGGCTGCTCCAGAAGCTCCTGCTGCAGAAAGCACGGAAGAAACTCCAAGTGCTGAATAA
- the rplA gene encoding 50S ribosomal protein L1 yields MAKLTKKQKEALSKVEKGRIYNLEEGSALVKEVNTTKFDASVDIAVRLGVDPRKANQMVRGVVSLPHGTGKDVKVLALVTPDKEAEAKEAGADYVGLDEYLQKIKDGWTDVDVIVTMPAVMGKLGPLGRVLGPRGLMPNPKSGTVTMEIGKAVTEVKAGKIDFKVDKYGIIHAGIGKVSFDAAKIKENAQELIQTLIKMKPTAAKGTYVKSIYLSSTMSPGIAIDTKSVN; encoded by the coding sequence ATGGCAAAATTAACTAAAAAGCAAAAGGAAGCTTTAAGCAAAGTAGAAAAAGGAAGAATCTATAACCTTGAAGAAGGTTCAGCTCTTGTAAAAGAAGTGAACACTACAAAGTTTGATGCTTCTGTAGATATCGCTGTAAGATTAGGAGTAGATCCAAGAAAAGCAAACCAAATGGTAAGAGGTGTAGTATCTCTTCCTCACGGAACTGGTAAAGATGTTAAAGTATTAGCTTTAGTAACTCCAGATAAAGAAGCAGAGGCTAAAGAAGCTGGTGCTGATTATGTAGGTCTTGATGAATATCTTCAAAAAATCAAAGACGGTTGGACTGATGTTGACGTTATCGTTACTATGCCAGCTGTTATGGGTAAATTAGGACCATTAGGTAGAGTATTAGGACCAAGAGGTTTAATGCCAAACCCTAAATCAGGAACTGTAACTATGGAAATTGGTAAAGCAGTAACTGAAGTAAAAGCTGGTAAAATTGATTTCAAAGTAGATAAGTATGGTATTATCCATGCCGGTATTGGTAAAGTGTCTTTCGATGCTGCTAAGATCAAAGAAAATGCTCAGGAATTAATCCAGACATTGATCAAAATGAAGCCAACTGCTGCTAAAGGAACTTATGTGAAAAGCATCTACTTGTCTTCTACAATGAGCCCAGGTATTGCAATTGATACTAAATCTGTTAACTAA
- the nusG gene encoding transcription termination/antitermination protein NusG: MSELKWYVLKAISGQENKVKNYIETEIKRLGFEQYVTQVVIPMEKVIQIRNGKKVPKERPYYPGYLMIEADLMGEIPHVIKNIPGVISFLSLTKGGDPVPMRKSEVNRMLGRMDELSEFASDVEIPYVVGENVKVIDGPFNGFNGTVEKILEDKKKIEVSVLIFGRKTPMELSYMQVEKV, translated from the coding sequence ATGAGCGAATTGAAATGGTATGTGCTGAAAGCAATCAGCGGACAGGAAAATAAAGTGAAAAACTATATTGAGACGGAGATCAAACGTTTAGGGTTTGAGCAGTACGTTACTCAAGTGGTTATTCCTATGGAAAAGGTAATTCAGATTAGAAACGGTAAAAAAGTTCCTAAAGAAAGACCTTACTATCCTGGGTACCTGATGATCGAAGCTGATCTGATGGGAGAAATTCCTCACGTTATCAAAAATATTCCTGGTGTAATTTCTTTCTTAAGTTTAACAAAAGGAGGAGATCCTGTTCCGATGAGAAAATCTGAAGTGAACAGAATGCTTGGAAGAATGGATGAACTTTCAGAATTTGCAAGCGATGTTGAGATTCCATATGTAGTAGGAGAGAATGTTAAAGTAATTGACGGACCTTTCAACGGATTCAACGGTACAGTTGAGAAAATTCTTGAAGATAAAAAGAAAATTGAAGTTTCTGTATTAATCTTCGGTAGAAAAACTCCAATGGAACTGAGCTACATGCAAGTTGAAAAAGTATAA
- a CDS encoding T9SS type A sorting domain-containing protein, protein MKKLLTLLMITSIGFFGRAQWNSALDQNLLVTNPGSGSSFAATTNDGKTYIGYWKSVPSPVNFELWLQILDTNGNKMLPDDGIMLSNQIPMSTYTIFERTAVDASGNFYIGVTGTGTGTKGYVFKITPEGTSMWPNGINLGEAYLPTILPLSNGDIIVGYYPPSQKYTKVQRFNSAGQPVWENPVQIISDDAAKNTIPADLFELSDNQFEIVFHKQMSFGTTSYLFAQKLSQDGAVIWNNAKQISTKSVAYNAKYSGAADGGVVYYGYTTGESSRFDGYLQKINADGSLPWGTAGMDFDTNQTYFEKDLKMAFAPGSPYVWAIANYSTSSQGQNGEFVQKFDKNTGARLFTDHGKQVFPINDLSMFHYGELILLSDMPYFVVRKKADSSPLGFSLNAVQLDGSGNFAWTEQYLPFATFPASKAYASILKPINNQAVIVFQEQKTTDASPAIYAQNLKLPGLNLAIHETSDKDSSVRIYPNPAVDVIHIEGLKDKEFNIYNTAGQLVKSGMINQGKIEVKDLLKGNYILKIKEVQESLKFIKK, encoded by the coding sequence ATGAAAAAACTACTTACTCTTTTGATGATTACATCAATTGGCTTCTTTGGAAGAGCACAATGGAATTCCGCACTGGATCAAAACCTTCTTGTAACCAATCCCGGATCCGGGTCCTCCTTTGCTGCAACAACAAATGACGGGAAAACTTATATAGGATATTGGAAAAGCGTTCCCTCCCCTGTAAATTTCGAATTATGGCTGCAGATCCTTGATACGAACGGAAATAAAATGCTTCCCGATGATGGCATTATGCTCAGTAACCAGATTCCGATGAGTACTTATACTATTTTTGAAAGAACAGCAGTAGATGCCTCCGGTAATTTTTACATTGGTGTTACAGGAACAGGAACGGGAACCAAAGGATATGTTTTCAAAATTACCCCTGAAGGAACATCAATGTGGCCTAACGGAATTAATTTAGGAGAAGCCTATCTGCCTACCATTCTGCCATTGTCCAATGGAGATATTATTGTAGGATATTATCCACCAAGTCAAAAATATACAAAAGTGCAACGGTTTAACTCTGCAGGACAGCCTGTATGGGAAAATCCCGTTCAGATCATTTCTGATGACGCTGCTAAAAATACTATTCCTGCCGATCTTTTTGAACTCTCTGATAATCAGTTTGAAATTGTTTTCCACAAACAGATGTCTTTTGGAACAACAAGTTATTTATTTGCACAGAAACTCAGCCAGGATGGAGCTGTTATCTGGAACAATGCAAAACAGATCTCTACCAAATCTGTAGCCTATAATGCAAAATACAGCGGAGCAGCAGACGGGGGTGTTGTATATTATGGATACACCACCGGTGAATCTTCAAGATTTGATGGGTACTTACAGAAAATTAATGCAGACGGAAGCCTTCCATGGGGAACAGCAGGGATGGATTTTGATACTAATCAGACCTATTTCGAAAAGGATCTTAAAATGGCTTTTGCTCCAGGATCTCCTTATGTATGGGCTATCGCAAATTACAGTACTTCCAGCCAGGGACAAAACGGGGAGTTTGTACAGAAATTTGATAAAAATACAGGAGCGAGGCTTTTTACAGATCATGGAAAACAGGTTTTTCCTATTAATGACCTTTCGATGTTTCATTACGGGGAACTTATCCTGTTGAGTGATATGCCTTACTTTGTTGTACGTAAAAAAGCAGATTCTTCACCTCTTGGTTTTTCACTGAACGCTGTGCAGCTGGACGGCAGCGGTAATTTTGCCTGGACTGAACAATATCTTCCTTTTGCCACTTTCCCTGCCTCTAAAGCCTATGCCAGCATATTAAAACCTATAAACAACCAGGCGGTTATTGTATTTCAGGAACAGAAAACAACAGATGCTAGCCCTGCAATATATGCACAGAACCTTAAGCTTCCAGGCTTAAATTTAGCGATTCATGAAACTTCCGATAAAGATTCTTCTGTGAGAATATATCCTAATCCGGCAGTAGATGTGATTCATATAGAAGGATTGAAAGATAAGGAATTTAACATCTATAATACAGCCGGTCAACTGGTAAAATCAGGGATGATAAATCAGGGGAAAATAGAAGTAAAAGATCTTTTAAAAGGCAATTATATTCTTAAAATTAAAGAAGTGCAGGAAAGTTTGAAATTCATTAAAAAGTAA
- the secE gene encoding preprotein translocase subunit SecE — protein sequence MSSFVDFLKGSYNEFRHKVEWPKWSDLQSSTIVVTIATVILALFTFGVDELFSKAISNIIGMLINVFN from the coding sequence ATGAGTTCATTTGTCGATTTTTTAAAAGGTTCTTATAACGAATTCAGACATAAAGTTGAATGGCCAAAGTGGTCTGATCTTCAGTCTTCTACAATTGTAGTGACTATAGCGACAGTGATTTTGGCATTATTTACCTTTGGAGTTGATGAATTGTTTTCTAAAGCAATCAGCAACATAATTGGAATGCTAATTAACGTGTTCAACTAA